The Methylomonas rhizoryzae genome includes the window GATTCGGCCACCGCGCCGGAGCAAAAAAACGGCTACTTGGCGCAAGTGTTGGACGAAATTCGGCATACCCACCAGTGCGGCTACGTCAATTACTACTACAGCAAGCATTATCACGACCCGGCCGGCCATAATGACGCGCGGCGCACCCGGACGATAGGACCGCTGTGGAAAGGCATGAAACGGGTGTTTTCCGACGGTTTCATCTCCGGTGATGCGGTCGAATGTTCCATCAACCTGCAATTGGTCGGCGAAGCCTGCTTTACCAATCCCTTGATCGTGGCGATTACCGAATGGGCGGCCGCCAACGGCGACGAAATTACCCCGACCGTGTTCTTGTCCATCGAAACCGACGAATTACGGCACATGGCCAACGGTTACCAAACCGTGGTGTCCATCGCCAACGACGAAGCGGCCTCCAAATACCTGAACACCGACCTGAACAACGCCTTCTGGACCCAGCAAAAATATTTCACGCCGGTATTGGGCATGTTGTTCGAATACGGCTCCAAGTTCAAAGTCGAGCCCTGGGTGAAAACCTGGAACCGCTGGGTGTACGAAGACTGGGGCGGCATCTGGATCGGCCGTTTGGGCAAGTACGGCGTGGAATCGCCGCGCAGCCTGCGCGATGCAAAAAAAGACGCTTACTGGGCTCACCACGATCTGTTCCTGTTGGCCTACGCCATGTGGCCTACCGGGTTCTTCCGTTTGAGCCTGCCCAGCCGGGAAGAAATGGATTGGTTCGAAGAAAACTATCCGGGCTGGTACGACCACTACGGCAAAATTTATGACGAATGGCGCGCCCGCGGCTGCGAAGACCCGAGCAGCGGCTTCATTCCGTTGATGTGGTTCATCGAAAACAACCATCCGATTTACATCGACCGCGTCTCGCAAGTGCCGTTTTGCCCCTCCTTGTGCAAAGGCGCCAGCACATTGCGTGTACACGAATGGAACGGCAAAAAGCATTCGTTCTCCGACGACTGGGGCGAACGCATGTGGCTGACCGAGCCGGAGCGTTACGAGTGCCAAAACATGTTCGAGCAATACGCCGGCCGCGAATTGTCGGAAGTGATCGCCGAATTGCACGGCGTGCGTAGCGACGGCAAAACCCTGATCGCGCAACCGCATACCAATAAAAACGGCAAGCTGTGGAGCTTGGACGATCTGAAAAAACTGAACTGCGTATTCAAAGACCCGCTGCAAGACCTGTAATCCCTACCCAAACATGCAAGGAGACATCCGATATGTCTATCGAAGTACAACAAGGAAAACGCGGCTTGACCGATCCGGACATGGTGCGCGCCATTCTGGCGGAAATTCCGGATCAACCGTTGGATACTCAACGCAAGATGAATTACTTCGTCAAACCGCGCTGGCGCCGCTTGACCGAATACGAAGTATTGAGCTGTTACGCGCAGCCGACCCCGGATTGGATTCCCGGCGGCCTGGATTGGGGCGACTGGACCCAGAAATTCCATGGCGGCCGGCCTTCCTGGGGTAACGAAACCACCGAATTGCACGCTACCGACTGGCACAAGCACCGCGACCCGGCCAAACGTTGGCACGCACCTTACGTGAAAGACAAGGCTGAAGAGTGGCGTTACACCGACCGCTTCTTGCTGGCTTATTCGGCGGAAGGCCAGGTGCGCTCCATCGATCCGGTGTGGCGCGACGAGGTGTTGAACGACTATCTGGGCGCGTATTGCTTCAACGAGTACGGCTTGTTCAACGCCCATTCCTCGGCCTCGCGCGATTGTCTGGGCGACACGCTCAGACAAAGTATCGCCATGATAGGCTTCGACAAGGTTGACAACGCGCAAATGATCCAGCTGGAACGCACGTTTCTGGCCAAATTGGTACCGGGTTTTCCGGAGTCGACCGACGAGCCGAAACGGGAGTGGACCGAAGGCGCTATCTACAAAGGCGCCCGCGAGACGGTGCAGGACATCTGGCAAGCCACTTACGACTGGAACGAAATCCTGTGGGCCTGCCACATGGTGTACGACCCCTTGTTCGGCCAGTTCGTCCGACGCGAGTTCTTCCAGCGTTTGTCTTCGTATTACGGCGACACCTTAACGCCGTTCTTCATCAACCAAATGCAGCTGTATTTCTCGCAAGCCAAAGGCATCACCGGCGACATGTTCTTCGAATGTCTGGGCGACGACGCCGAATTCGGCGATTACAACCGTCGCATGATGCGGGCCTGGACCGATAAATGGCTGCCCAGAACGGTGCAGGCATTACAGGATTTTATGGGCATATTTGCCAAGATCAGCAAGATCGCCGGGGTGACCGACCGGGCCGCGGTAGAAGCGGCGCTGGGCAGAGTCGTCGACGATTGGCTCACCGATTTCGCCGACCGGGTCAGTTATAAGGCCGATCCGGACACGCTGATCGCCACCGTCATGAAAGGTTATAAATAAGGAGCAACGATATGTCACTCAGTTCAAACGCTTACGGCGCCGGCATCATGGCCAAAAAAGGCAAGGATTTCGCCGACGAATATTTTGCCGAAGAAAATCAAGTGCTGCACGAAAGCAACGAAGTGGTGCTGGTGCTGAAAAAATCCGACGAAATCAACATCATCGTCGACGAAATCCTACTCGGCGACCGCCGCAGCGACAACCCCACTCTGGTGGTGGAAGACCGCGCCGGCTATTGGTGGTTGAAAGCCACCGGCAAAATCGAAGTCGATTGCGAAGAAGTCTCCGAATTGCTGGGCCGCAACTTCAGCGTCTACGACTTTCTGGTTGACGTTTCGTCGACCATAGGCCGGGCATTCACCTTGGGCGAGAAATTCACCATCACCTCCGAATTGATGGGCTTGGACCGCAAATTGGAAGACTTGAAATCCTAGGGAGACGGGCATGGCAAATTATCAAATTCACGACAATCCGGTCCGCGATCTGTGGGTGCAAAAAATCGGTGCGTTGAACACCTTGGTCAAAGGCGTGGCGCTGTTGAACGAGTTTCGCAGCAAATACACCACGCCGCTGCGGGAAAACTACGAGCTGGAGCTGGATTGGGGCTGGATAGAGTGCAAGCTGGAAGAAAAGGTTGCCTTACTCAAACACAAGGAATTCAACGACCAGCAATTGCTGAACCGCTGCGCCAACGGCAACGACGCCCAGCAGGAAGCCAATGCGGTGTTGGCCGATATGGCGGCCTGTACCGACAAATACCAGGCCGAGAAAATCCATATCGGATTCCGGCAAGCCTTCAAACCGCCGATGATGCCGGTCAACGTGTTCATGGACACCGACCGCATCCTCGGCAACAAGTTGATGGAGCTGCGCAATATCGGTTACTACGACTTGCCGCTGGAACAACTGCGCGCGGAGCGCGGCGTCAAGGTCATCACCCTGCAATAGGCATAAACGGAT containing:
- the mmoX gene encoding aromatic/alkene monooxygenase hydroxylase subunit alpha produces the protein MAISAATKAATDALAVNRAPTSVNAQEVHRWLQSFTWDFEKNRTKYPTKYKMANQTKEQFKLIAKEYARMESVKDERQFGSLQDVLTRLDAGNRVHPKWGETMKVASNFLEVGEYNAIAATGMLWDSATAPEQKNGYLAQVLDEIRHTHQCGYVNYYYSKHYHDPAGHNDARRTRTIGPLWKGMKRVFSDGFISGDAVECSINLQLVGEACFTNPLIVAITEWAAANGDEITPTVFLSIETDELRHMANGYQTVVSIANDEAASKYLNTDLNNAFWTQQKYFTPVLGMLFEYGSKFKVEPWVKTWNRWVYEDWGGIWIGRLGKYGVESPRSLRDAKKDAYWAHHDLFLLAYAMWPTGFFRLSLPSREEMDWFEENYPGWYDHYGKIYDEWRARGCEDPSSGFIPLMWFIENNHPIYIDRVSQVPFCPSLCKGASTLRVHEWNGKKHSFSDDWGERMWLTEPERYECQNMFEQYAGRELSEVIAELHGVRSDGKTLIAQPHTNKNGKLWSLDDLKKLNCVFKDPLQDL
- the mmoY gene encoding aromatic/alkene monooxygenase hydroxylase subunit beta — its product is MSIEVQQGKRGLTDPDMVRAILAEIPDQPLDTQRKMNYFVKPRWRRLTEYEVLSCYAQPTPDWIPGGLDWGDWTQKFHGGRPSWGNETTELHATDWHKHRDPAKRWHAPYVKDKAEEWRYTDRFLLAYSAEGQVRSIDPVWRDEVLNDYLGAYCFNEYGLFNAHSSASRDCLGDTLRQSIAMIGFDKVDNAQMIQLERTFLAKLVPGFPESTDEPKREWTEGAIYKGARETVQDIWQATYDWNEILWACHMVYDPLFGQFVRREFFQRLSSYYGDTLTPFFINQMQLYFSQAKGITGDMFFECLGDDAEFGDYNRRMMRAWTDKWLPRTVQALQDFMGIFAKISKIAGVTDRAAVEAALGRVVDDWLTDFADRVSYKADPDTLIATVMKGYK
- the mmoB gene encoding methane monooxygenase regulator MmoB, whose translation is MSLSSNAYGAGIMAKKGKDFADEYFAEENQVLHESNEVVLVLKKSDEINIIVDEILLGDRRSDNPTLVVEDRAGYWWLKATGKIEVDCEEVSELLGRNFSVYDFLVDVSSTIGRAFTLGEKFTITSELMGLDRKLEDLKS
- the mmoZ gene encoding aromatic/alkene monooxygenase hydroxylase subunit gamma; its protein translation is MANYQIHDNPVRDLWVQKIGALNTLVKGVALLNEFRSKYTTPLRENYELELDWGWIECKLEEKVALLKHKEFNDQQLLNRCANGNDAQQEANAVLADMAACTDKYQAEKIHIGFRQAFKPPMMPVNVFMDTDRILGNKLMELRNIGYYDLPLEQLRAERGVKVITLQ